A single region of the Streptomyces sp. NBC_01803 genome encodes:
- a CDS encoding histidine phosphatase family protein, translating into MADIWLMRHAAYEGHRPGYHAPPNAALTPEGHDQIRHALPLPDGITGIVTSPLLRARQTAEALRSLTGLPIVATTDLLAEWHAPTAVHGHTPDTYPPAYRTWRTHRTTYPDLAYEDGESLTTLHTRATHCAHYLRGLTEQRQGPVLAISHKLLLGVLLRLPQGPASFEATVHTPWPFATVKFLPRPSCDGAQR; encoded by the coding sequence TTGGCTGACATCTGGCTCATGCGCCACGCCGCCTACGAAGGCCACCGCCCCGGCTACCACGCCCCACCCAACGCCGCCCTCACCCCCGAGGGCCACGACCAGATCCGCCATGCCCTCCCCCTACCCGACGGCATCACCGGCATCGTCACCAGCCCGCTCCTCCGAGCCCGCCAGACGGCGGAAGCCCTTCGCTCCCTCACCGGACTCCCCATCGTCGCCACCACCGACCTCCTTGCCGAATGGCACGCCCCCACCGCCGTCCACGGCCACACCCCCGACACCTACCCACCCGCCTACCGCACTTGGCGAACCCACCGCACCACCTACCCCGACCTCGCCTACGAAGACGGCGAGTCCCTCACCACCCTCCACACCCGAGCCACCCACTGCGCTCACTATCTACGCGGCCTCACCGAACAGCGCCAAGGCCCCGTCCTCGCCATCTCCCACAAGCTCCTCCTCGGCGTCCTCCTCCGCCTTCCCCAGGGCCCCGCGTCTTTCGAAGCCACCGTCCATACCCCTTGGCCCTTCGCTACGGTCAAGTTCCTGCCGCGCCCGAGCTGCGACGGAGCCCAACGATGA
- a CDS encoding transposase, whose protein sequence is MGADLSRRRLVPDGLWDLVAAFLPSFTPRCQGSGTSPPDERAVFTAVVYVLTSGCAWRHLPPTFGVSSATAHPAGSPPGRKRVCGVGCTGRCWTNSVGAASWTGRR, encoded by the coding sequence GTGGGTGCTGATCTTTCGCGGCGGCGGCTGGTTCCCGACGGGTTATGGGATCTGGTCGCGGCGTTTCTGCCGTCGTTCACGCCGCGTTGCCAGGGCAGCGGTACGTCGCCGCCGGACGAGCGGGCGGTGTTCACCGCTGTGGTGTACGTGCTGACCAGCGGGTGTGCGTGGCGGCATCTGCCGCCGACATTCGGTGTCTCGTCGGCCACCGCGCACCCCGCCGGTTCACCGCCTGGACGGAAGCGGGTCTGTGGCGTCGGCTGCACCGGGCGGTGCTGGACGAACTCGGTAGGCGCGGCAAGTTGGACTGGACGTCGGTGA